The following are encoded together in the uncultured Sphaerochaeta sp. genome:
- a CDS encoding fructose-6-phosphate aldolase → MELMLDTANLEEIKKGLETYPINGVTSNPSIIKAEGRIDFFAHMHQIRDLIGEERSLHVQVVAHDAEHIIAEAEKILSILGRSTFIKIPVTEEGLKAIKILASRQVNITATAIYTTMQGILAMLSGARYLAVYYNRMLNIDIDAAKVIKELSSLLWANSTNCQVLAASFKNLSEITTSYASGASCCTVPYSLLQTGLHMPSITRAVHDFSENWEEIYGSRTLLDF, encoded by the coding sequence ATGGAACTCATGCTTGATACAGCTAATTTGGAAGAGATCAAGAAAGGTTTGGAAACGTATCCCATTAATGGGGTTACCTCCAACCCTTCCATCATCAAGGCAGAGGGTAGGATAGATTTCTTTGCCCATATGCACCAGATCCGTGATCTTATTGGGGAAGAGAGAAGCCTTCATGTACAGGTTGTTGCCCACGATGCGGAGCACATCATCGCCGAGGCAGAGAAAATCCTTTCAATACTGGGCAGGAGTACATTCATAAAGATTCCTGTGACTGAAGAAGGCTTGAAAGCCATTAAGATTCTAGCCTCTCGCCAAGTGAATATTACCGCCACTGCAATCTATACAACCATGCAGGGTATCTTGGCGATGCTCTCTGGGGCAAGATATCTTGCTGTCTACTATAATAGGATGTTGAACATTGATATCGATGCAGCAAAGGTCATCAAGGAACTCAGCAGTCTTCTCTGGGCAAACAGTACCAACTGCCAAGTGCTCGCAGCGAGTTTCAAGAATCTCAGTGAGATAACCACCAGCTATGCCAGTGGGGCAAGCTGTTGCACCGTTCCCTATTCACTGTTGCAGACCGGACTCCATATGCCTTCCATTACCAGGGCAGTCCACGATTTTTCAGAAAACTGGGAAGAGATATATGGCAGCCGAACTCTGCTCGATTTCTAA
- a CDS encoding SGNH/GDSL hydrolase family protein: MAAELCSISKENIFALTHNALSVELLEDGYCCALRFSGEQEMGYSSHPLYRAMAGTSASVCLRFQSLTDVTVHLRRYAQSLLPKKGEQVIDFASLYPRQLDLSETIDLLYEGKDMIHLPLQSDQVFIEKGNMVSLYLPMHHRVGFWIEGEAKPIEKKEKTLLCIGDSIVQGVGVHHPSLALCERLSSLKGVQVINQGLAGALVNSRLIQKLDIPLHGILVALGTNDWSIRENLADLRGEMFALLGRIRKFYPSVPVTILTPLWRADIQHTQKMGSFAEMQKTIEYATYCFPNIRVANGLSLSLRDAYDDGFIHPDEKGIRFLAKGLAAQLP; this comes from the coding sequence ATGGCAGCCGAACTCTGCTCGATTTCTAAAGAGAATATATTCGCCCTGACACATAATGCATTATCGGTTGAACTTCTTGAGGATGGGTATTGTTGTGCTCTCCGTTTCTCAGGTGAACAGGAGATGGGGTACAGCTCTCATCCTCTATATCGTGCGATGGCAGGCACCAGTGCCTCGGTCTGCTTACGCTTTCAATCCCTTACAGATGTGACGGTGCACCTGAGGCGTTATGCCCAGTCCCTGCTTCCAAAGAAGGGTGAGCAGGTTATCGATTTTGCGTCTCTCTATCCCAGGCAGCTGGACCTATCTGAGACCATCGACCTCTTGTACGAAGGTAAGGATATGATCCACCTCCCTTTACAGAGTGACCAGGTTTTCATCGAAAAAGGAAATATGGTAAGTCTCTATCTTCCCATGCATCATCGGGTGGGGTTTTGGATAGAAGGCGAAGCAAAGCCTATTGAAAAGAAAGAGAAAACACTGCTTTGCATCGGAGATTCGATTGTGCAAGGGGTAGGGGTTCACCATCCTTCTCTGGCATTATGCGAGAGGCTCTCCTCACTCAAGGGAGTACAGGTCATCAACCAAGGTCTCGCTGGCGCTTTGGTGAATTCAAGACTTATTCAGAAACTGGATATTCCCCTCCACGGCATACTCGTGGCTCTGGGAACCAATGATTGGTCAATTCGTGAAAACCTTGCAGATTTGCGTGGGGAGATGTTTGCGTTATTGGGGAGAATCAGAAAATTCTATCCCTCAGTGCCGGTAACGATACTAACTCCCCTTTGGCGGGCGGATATCCAGCATACACAGAAAATGGGAAGTTTTGCAGAGATGCAGAAGACCATAGAGTATGCAACCTACTGCTTTCCCAATATTCGTGTGGCAAACGGTCTCTCCCTCTCCCTTCGTGATGCATACGATGATGGATTCATCCATCCTGATGAGAAAGGAATCCGTTTTTTGGCAAAGGGTCTGGCTGCTCAACTCCCGTAG
- a CDS encoding DNA-binding transcriptional regulator — MIQIGLKLRFQDGYDMAVANGVVQYARTKFDWQVRGQGPWFFSLDKEALLSCDALIARIEDDEDARFCASLGIPVVDIAGATSLKLFSQVRNDDYQTGVSAGVYLKKLGSQHLAWCGVEQVHWARERFIGFCGATSSIPEMMPSFSRSLSWWRHLYDSDAELEAWLAKLPKPCSIFCCNDLSAMKVELVCQRLGIAIPEAIMVLGVDNETLLCELASPSISSIQPDCEMIGYQASAMLDSLLNDEASGVHIRRIAPGPVRERESTRLFFCEDEQVAKAMQLIKAEATGGLQASEVARQATICRRSLEMRFRSVRGTTIWEEITAEKLSRAALLLTHSKESITSIAQQCGFSSIHRFYSLFKRNHHMTPQQYREKKLRD; from the coding sequence ATGATACAGATAGGTTTGAAACTCAGGTTCCAGGATGGTTATGACATGGCCGTTGCAAATGGGGTGGTACAGTATGCCCGCACAAAATTTGACTGGCAGGTACGTGGGCAAGGTCCTTGGTTTTTCTCCCTTGACAAGGAGGCTCTTCTTTCCTGTGATGCACTGATTGCCCGAATTGAGGATGATGAGGATGCACGGTTTTGTGCTTCGCTTGGTATCCCAGTGGTTGATATTGCCGGAGCCACCTCACTGAAGCTTTTCAGTCAGGTCAGAAATGATGATTACCAAACGGGGGTAAGTGCAGGTGTGTACCTGAAAAAACTGGGGAGCCAGCATCTTGCCTGGTGTGGCGTAGAACAGGTGCATTGGGCACGAGAGCGTTTCATTGGATTCTGTGGTGCAACCTCCTCCATTCCCGAGATGATGCCGAGTTTCTCCCGCTCTCTTTCCTGGTGGAGGCATCTCTATGATTCAGATGCAGAACTGGAAGCGTGGCTGGCTAAGCTTCCAAAACCCTGCAGTATATTCTGTTGTAATGACCTTTCTGCAATGAAGGTGGAACTTGTGTGTCAACGATTGGGTATCGCCATACCTGAGGCGATTATGGTGCTGGGCGTGGATAATGAGACGTTGCTCTGCGAGTTAGCCAGTCCGTCCATCTCAAGCATCCAGCCCGATTGTGAGATGATCGGGTACCAAGCCTCTGCAATGCTTGACTCCTTGCTTAACGATGAGGCGAGCGGGGTGCATATACGTCGCATAGCTCCTGGACCGGTAAGGGAGAGGGAGAGTACCCGCCTGTTTTTTTGCGAAGATGAACAGGTGGCAAAGGCGATGCAACTGATCAAGGCAGAAGCCACCGGTGGGTTACAAGCGAGCGAGGTTGCGCGTCAGGCCACCATCTGCAGGCGTTCCCTGGAAATGCGCTTCCGCTCAGTACGTGGTACCACCATCTGGGAGGAGATCACTGCAGAGAAGCTATCCAGGGCAGCTCTTCTGCTCACTCACTCAAAGGAGAGTATCACTTCCATTGCCCAACAGTGTGGTTTCTCCTCCATACATCGCTTCTACAGCCTCTTCAAACGCAATCATCACATGACCCCACAACAGTACCGTGAGAAAAAGCTCAGGGATTAA